The following coding sequences lie in one Peribacillus frigoritolerans genomic window:
- a CDS encoding carbon-phosphorus lyase complex subunit PhnI — protein sequence MGYVAVKGGTKAIEESIKRLKYERVKKGTAIELHKIEAGMRGLIDQVMSESSLYDQSLAALAIKQAEGNPEEAVFLLRAYRSTLPRKHVSRVISSENMKVERRISASFKDVPGGQILGATTDYTHRLLDSELENESDISIQDWLRAFQEEDHSTEYQNDMADLNSLPKVLDYLRSEGLLASCENNDLQPGDVTRKSLEFPSMRSERLQILTRGQTGAVTSLAYAVIRGYGALHPTVGELRVGQLPIHLDHPLLDEGQEEDSYYIGDFTATEVEMLIPLTVEKEQGKKEIEFEVGYGMCMGQNETKAIAMGILDNCLEKPNKEFPSHNEEFVLYHIDSVESTGFISHLKMPHYVTFQSKLDSIRKSKDKTTEQEVGLHE from the coding sequence ATGGGATATGTTGCAGTGAAGGGCGGAACAAAGGCGATTGAGGAATCCATCAAACGCTTAAAGTATGAACGGGTCAAAAAAGGGACGGCTATAGAGCTGCATAAGATAGAAGCCGGGATGAGAGGATTGATTGATCAGGTTATGTCAGAAAGCAGTTTGTATGATCAATCACTGGCTGCACTTGCCATTAAACAGGCTGAAGGCAATCCGGAAGAAGCTGTTTTCCTCTTGAGAGCCTATCGATCCACTTTGCCGCGAAAACATGTTTCACGGGTGATCAGTTCTGAAAATATGAAAGTGGAACGGCGGATTTCAGCGAGTTTTAAGGATGTACCTGGCGGACAGATTTTAGGTGCCACGACCGATTATACGCATCGGTTACTAGATTCGGAGCTGGAAAATGAATCGGATATAAGCATTCAAGATTGGTTACGGGCTTTTCAAGAGGAAGATCATTCAACAGAATATCAGAACGATATGGCTGATTTAAACTCCCTGCCTAAAGTTTTGGACTACTTAAGAAGTGAAGGCTTATTAGCAAGCTGTGAAAACAATGATTTGCAGCCTGGGGATGTGACAAGGAAAAGTCTGGAGTTTCCTTCAATGCGGAGTGAACGCCTGCAAATTTTAACAAGAGGCCAAACCGGTGCAGTGACATCACTTGCTTATGCAGTCATCCGTGGATATGGTGCACTGCACCCGACAGTAGGGGAGCTGCGCGTAGGACAGCTGCCCATCCATCTCGATCACCCGCTGCTGGACGAAGGGCAAGAGGAAGATAGCTATTATATTGGGGACTTCACAGCAACCGAGGTAGAGATGCTCATTCCGCTTACGGTAGAGAAAGAACAAGGCAAAAAAGAAATAGAGTTTGAAGTTGGCTATGGCATGTGCATGGGACAAAATGAAACGAAAGCAATCGCAATGGGCATCTTGGATAATTGTCTGGAAAAACCAAACAAGGAGTTTCCAAGTCACAACGAGGAATTCGTTCTTTATCATATAGATTCAGTGGAATCAACGGGTTTCATTTCCCATTTGAAGATGCCTCATTACGTTACGTTCCAATCCAAGCTTGATAGCATTCGGAAGTCAAAAGATAAGACCACAGAGCAGGAGGTTGGATTGCATGAATAA
- the phnH gene encoding phosphonate C-P lyase system protein PhnH, whose product MNLDVVHDIQTVYRKLVTATSRPGTLMVLDREAKTLDVQMECLSSTILLALTVLDPEVTFKVIAKEEEAVSRMINQLTYSKPVDLPEADFIFILHDASDEQMKEALNKAKVGNLLNPHESAMIILEVPDVTKGDSMILSGPGIQEESFISLPNVSAWLGARNEKNIEFPLGIDMYFVDQQDRLIALPRTTQIKENGGEIIWDMLQ is encoded by the coding sequence ATGAATTTGGATGTAGTTCATGATATACAAACTGTTTATAGAAAGCTTGTAACGGCGACTTCAAGACCTGGAACTTTAATGGTTTTGGATAGGGAAGCCAAGACATTGGATGTTCAAATGGAATGCTTATCTTCTACTATCCTGCTTGCACTTACTGTACTTGACCCTGAAGTGACTTTTAAGGTCATTGCAAAGGAGGAGGAGGCGGTGTCAAGAATGATTAATCAGCTTACTTATTCAAAGCCTGTCGATTTGCCGGAAGCGGATTTTATCTTTATTTTACATGATGCCTCCGACGAGCAAATGAAGGAAGCACTGAATAAAGCAAAGGTAGGAAATCTATTGAACCCTCATGAATCGGCGATGATCATTCTAGAAGTACCGGATGTGACGAAAGGGGACTCAATGATCCTTTCTGGACCGGGAATTCAAGAGGAATCTTTCATAAGCCTCCCGAATGTCTCCGCCTGGCTTGGTGCAAGGAACGAAAAAAACATAGAATTCCCGTTAGGAATCGATATGTATTTTGTTGATCAACAAGATCGTTTAATAGCTTTACCGAGAACGACTCAAATCAAAGAAAATGGGGGTGAGATTATATGGGATATGTTGCAGTGA
- the phnG gene encoding phosphonate C-P lyase system protein PhnG — protein sequence MRRRERTEILIQGSEDIAKEFAKEIAMKYKVTVIQKPESALVLLKTRETAKKSLFYLGEMLVTECTVQIQDSIGIGIVKGHREELAHSLAIIDAAYEADLGETRLWSHVLENEKKNIQKNLQELNRSILRTKVNFETMDVQ from the coding sequence ATGAGAAGAAGGGAAAGAACCGAGATTTTGATTCAAGGCTCTGAGGACATTGCGAAGGAATTTGCCAAGGAAATAGCAATGAAATATAAAGTTACCGTCATTCAAAAGCCAGAGAGTGCCCTCGTGTTGCTAAAGACAAGGGAAACGGCAAAAAAGAGCTTGTTTTATCTAGGGGAAATGCTGGTGACTGAATGCACGGTACAAATCCAGGATTCAATCGGGATTGGTATCGTTAAGGGACATCGGGAAGAACTGGCGCATAGTTTAGCGATCATTGATGCCGCTTATGAGGCTGACCTTGGCGAAACAAGATTATGGTCACATGTTTTAGAAAATGAGAAGAAAAATATACAGAAAAATCTTCAAGAGCTGAATCGATCAATCTTAAGAACCAAGGTTAATTTTGAAACAATGGATGTTCAATAA